A stretch of Myxococcus hansupus DNA encodes these proteins:
- a CDS encoding CBS domain-containing protein — MTEQQVEQTDVVAKAVTLFPKDTVVRALSLMQRYGLGRLPVVDETHGELLGDVTADDLTRVWEHAPLACMSEILSLKSLQGEGLDETLQWGPRITLVSPLVEVYQTSKRWVQ, encoded by the coding sequence ATGACGGAGCAGCAGGTGGAGCAGACGGATGTGGTGGCCAAGGCAGTGACCCTCTTCCCGAAGGACACGGTGGTGAGGGCACTGTCACTGATGCAGCGCTATGGCCTGGGCCGGCTTCCGGTGGTGGACGAAACGCACGGTGAGCTTCTTGGCGACGTGACGGCCGATGACCTCACGCGCGTGTGGGAACACGCCCCGCTGGCCTGTATGTCGGAAATTCTTTCACTGAAATCCCTGCAGGGCGAAGGCCTGGACGAAACCCTCCAGTGGGGACCGCGCATCACGCTGGTCTCCCCCCTGGTCGAGGTGTACCAGACCAGCAAACGCTGGGTGCAGTAA
- a CDS encoding LysR family transcriptional regulator, protein MQADVRELTVFLEIARCLNFRRAASALGVTPSALSHSLRGLEEKLGLRLVHRTTRSVGLTAAGERLAQRLRPAFRDIDDALDDLNTFRDAPVGKLRITAARVATRLALLPVLEPFLEKHPGIDVDVVDGASFVDIVKEGFDAGVRFRERVAADMVAIPLGPPLRSAIVATPAYFARHPPPKTPKDLAAHDCIQLRFTHGGCYAWELERNGKELEVETRGRLALSDQVEILEAALAGMGLAYVFESQVESLVRQKRLVRVLEGWCPVYPGFFLYYPSRRHLPPVLKAFVDFVRAKA, encoded by the coding sequence ATGCAGGCCGACGTCCGTGAGCTGACGGTGTTCCTGGAGATTGCCCGGTGCTTGAACTTCCGCCGCGCCGCCAGCGCCCTGGGCGTGACGCCCTCCGCGCTGAGCCACAGCCTGCGAGGGCTGGAGGAGAAGCTGGGCCTGCGGCTGGTCCACCGGACGACCCGGAGCGTGGGGCTCACGGCGGCGGGCGAGCGGCTCGCCCAGCGGCTGCGGCCGGCGTTCCGGGACATCGATGACGCGCTCGATGACCTGAACACGTTCCGGGATGCCCCCGTGGGCAAGCTGCGCATCACCGCCGCCCGGGTTGCGACGCGGCTGGCATTGTTACCGGTGCTGGAGCCCTTCCTGGAAAAACATCCAGGCATCGATGTGGACGTCGTGGACGGCGCCTCGTTCGTGGACATCGTGAAGGAGGGCTTCGACGCCGGGGTGCGCTTTCGCGAGCGCGTGGCCGCGGACATGGTGGCCATTCCCCTGGGGCCGCCGCTGCGCTCGGCCATCGTCGCGACGCCCGCGTACTTCGCGAGGCATCCGCCGCCGAAGACGCCGAAGGACCTGGCCGCGCACGACTGCATCCAGCTCCGCTTCACCCACGGCGGTTGCTACGCGTGGGAGCTGGAGCGCAACGGCAAGGAGCTGGAAGTGGAGACGCGCGGCCGGTTGGCGCTGAGCGACCAGGTGGAGATTCTCGAAGCGGCGCTCGCCGGAATGGGGCTGGCCTATGTCTTCGAGTCCCAGGTGGAGTCCCTGGTCCGCCAGAAGCGGCTCGTTCGTGTGTTGGAGGGCTGGTGCCCGGTCTACCCAGGGTTCTTCCTCTACTACCCGAGCCGCAGGCACCTGCCCCCCGTGCTCAAGGCCTTCGTCGACTTCGTCCGCGCGAAGGCCTGA
- a CDS encoding oxidoreductase → MKTWLITGASRGFGVLIAQAALDAGDRVIATARNPRSIPLADHPRLTLAKLDVTDEAEARGIVASAGRIDVLVNNAGIGLLGGVEEASADEVEKVYRTNVFGLLAVTRAVLPVMRQQRSGHIINLSSIGGYQSGAGWGVYCSTKFAVEGLSEALHQELAPLGIHVTVVEPGYFRTDFLDAASLTRAANSIPDYADTVGVTRARATELNHQQPGDPSKLATALLELAKMERPPLRLALGSDTVKSIEDKNAFVARELAAHRAMSLSTDFVS, encoded by the coding sequence ATGAAGACCTGGCTCATCACTGGTGCATCCCGTGGTTTCGGCGTTCTCATCGCGCAGGCGGCGCTCGACGCGGGTGACCGTGTCATCGCCACGGCGCGCAATCCCCGGAGCATCCCCCTGGCGGACCACCCGAGGCTGACGTTGGCGAAGCTGGACGTCACCGACGAGGCGGAGGCCCGCGGCATCGTGGCCAGCGCCGGCCGCATCGACGTGCTCGTGAACAACGCGGGCATCGGACTGCTCGGCGGCGTCGAGGAGGCGAGCGCCGACGAAGTCGAGAAGGTGTACCGCACGAACGTCTTCGGGCTGCTCGCCGTCACGCGCGCGGTGCTTCCCGTCATGCGTCAGCAACGCTCCGGGCACATCATCAACCTGTCGTCCATCGGCGGCTACCAGTCCGGCGCGGGCTGGGGCGTGTACTGCTCCACGAAGTTCGCCGTGGAGGGACTGAGCGAGGCGCTGCACCAGGAGCTGGCGCCGCTGGGCATCCACGTCACCGTCGTGGAGCCCGGCTACTTCCGCACGGACTTCCTGGACGCGGCGTCGCTCACCCGCGCCGCGAACAGCATCCCCGACTACGCGGACACCGTCGGCGTCACGCGGGCACGCGCCACCGAGCTCAATCACCAGCAGCCCGGCGACCCGTCGAAGCTCGCGACCGCCCTGCTCGAGCTGGCGAAGATGGAGCGCCCGCCGCTGCGCCTGGCCCTGGGCAGCGACACGGTGAAGAGCATCGAGGACAAGAACGCCTTCGTCGCCCGTGAGCTGGCCGCCCACCGCGCGATGTCCCTGTCCACGGACTTTGTCTCCTGA
- a CDS encoding dihydroxyacetone kinase family protein, with protein MKKLVNAPRAVVREMLEGLVALAPGQALLDGESVVLRADTPVDAAARKVAVLSGGGSGHEPAHAGYVGAGMLDAAVAGDVFTSPSADAVLAALRAVAGPAGALLVVKNYTGDRLNFGLAAELARAEGIPVETVVVADDVSLHDTVEPARRRGIAGTVLVHKVAGAAAAAGASLQDVAREAREAAEALGTMGVALGPCTVPAAGKPGFTLGEDEIELGLGIHGEQGVRRVPMRSADSLVDTLLTTIVEDRRISAGDRVVLLVNGLGGTPPMELAIVARHALTVLRQGGIRVERAWSGTFLSALEMPGCSLSLLKVDDARLARLDAAAEAPAWPGAGRLPQAPRVQKRPESPESAEASAVETPLPGMDRVRQAALRVAEAFEVSESRLTALDSAAGDGDLGLSLVRGAEAIRALPDASWTNPSRALTALGNALRRSIGGSSGPFYATALLRAARRLAEGPVDASAWAEAFDVAVSAVSELGGARPGDRTMLDALRPAADAFAKAVREGKSPREAWGAAVQAAEAGAEATSQMQPRLGRASYLGARAVGVPDAGAAAVVIWMKALTPALG; from the coding sequence ATGAAGAAGCTGGTCAACGCCCCGCGAGCGGTGGTGCGGGAGATGCTCGAAGGGCTCGTCGCGCTCGCGCCCGGGCAGGCGCTGCTGGACGGTGAGTCGGTGGTGCTCCGCGCCGACACGCCGGTGGACGCCGCCGCGCGCAAGGTGGCGGTCCTCTCCGGCGGTGGCAGTGGCCATGAGCCCGCGCACGCGGGCTACGTGGGCGCGGGCATGTTGGACGCGGCGGTGGCTGGCGATGTCTTCACCTCTCCCAGCGCCGACGCCGTGTTGGCCGCCCTCCGCGCCGTCGCGGGGCCCGCGGGGGCGTTGCTCGTCGTGAAGAACTACACGGGGGACCGGCTGAACTTCGGGCTCGCCGCCGAACTGGCGCGGGCCGAGGGCATCCCGGTGGAGACCGTGGTGGTGGCGGACGATGTGTCCCTGCACGACACGGTGGAGCCCGCGCGGCGCCGGGGCATCGCGGGCACGGTGTTGGTGCACAAGGTCGCGGGCGCGGCGGCCGCGGCGGGGGCATCCCTTCAGGATGTGGCCCGCGAGGCCCGCGAGGCGGCGGAGGCGCTGGGCACCATGGGCGTGGCCCTGGGGCCTTGCACCGTGCCCGCGGCGGGCAAGCCCGGCTTCACGCTGGGCGAGGACGAAATCGAGCTGGGCCTGGGCATCCACGGTGAGCAGGGCGTGCGGCGCGTGCCGATGCGGTCCGCGGACAGTCTGGTGGATACGTTGCTCACCACCATCGTCGAGGACCGGCGCATCAGCGCTGGAGACCGCGTGGTGTTGCTCGTCAATGGCCTGGGGGGCACGCCGCCCATGGAGCTGGCCATCGTCGCGCGGCATGCGCTGACCGTGCTCCGCCAGGGGGGCATCCGCGTGGAGCGCGCCTGGAGCGGGACGTTCCTCTCCGCGCTGGAGATGCCCGGGTGTTCGTTGTCGTTGCTGAAGGTGGATGACGCGCGGCTGGCTCGGCTGGACGCGGCGGCGGAGGCACCGGCGTGGCCTGGGGCAGGGAGGTTGCCGCAAGCGCCTCGTGTGCAGAAACGGCCCGAGTCGCCTGAATCGGCAGAGGCATCCGCGGTGGAGACACCGCTGCCAGGGATGGACCGCGTCCGACAGGCGGCGCTGCGGGTGGCCGAGGCGTTCGAGGTGTCGGAGTCTCGGCTGACGGCGCTCGACAGCGCGGCGGGGGATGGTGACCTGGGCCTCAGCTTGGTGCGTGGCGCCGAGGCGATTCGCGCCCTGCCGGACGCCTCGTGGACAAACCCTTCTCGTGCGCTGACGGCGCTGGGCAATGCCTTGCGGCGCAGCATTGGTGGCAGCTCGGGGCCCTTCTACGCGACGGCGCTGCTGCGTGCCGCGCGCCGGTTGGCGGAGGGCCCCGTGGATGCCTCTGCGTGGGCGGAGGCGTTCGACGTGGCCGTCAGCGCCGTGTCGGAGCTGGGTGGGGCACGGCCGGGAGATCGCACCATGCTGGACGCGCTGCGGCCCGCCGCGGATGCCTTCGCGAAGGCGGTGCGGGAAGGGAAGTCACCGCGCGAGGCCTGGGGGGCCGCGGTCCAAGCGGCCGAGGCGGGCGCGGAGGCGACGTCCCAGATGCAGCCGCGCCTGGGCCGTGCCAGCTACCTGGGCGCGCGGGCCGTCGGTGTGCCGGACGCGGGTGCCGCCGCCGTGGTCATCTGGATGAAGGCGCTGACCCCCGCGCTCGGCTGA
- a CDS encoding carbonic anhydrase → MTTTPPMTAQDALAQLREGNQRFVLNVRSVENPLGRSARQALVAGQSPFAIILACSDSRAPAEYIFDQGLGDLFVIRVAGNVVAPSLVGSVEFAAAKFGTRLAVVMGHSHCGAVQATLDFVRDGKGAPSDNIRDIVERCREPVTTVVSAAGPKADAEFLMKEAVRANIRNSCDHLRHGSRLLEQLCQNEGMRIVGAEYSLETGAVDFFDGV, encoded by the coding sequence ATGACGACAACGCCCCCGATGACCGCCCAGGACGCCCTCGCGCAACTCCGAGAGGGCAACCAACGCTTCGTCCTCAACGTGCGCAGCGTGGAGAACCCGCTCGGCCGGTCCGCCCGGCAGGCGCTGGTGGCGGGGCAGAGTCCGTTCGCCATCATCCTCGCGTGCTCGGACTCACGGGCGCCCGCCGAGTACATCTTCGACCAGGGGCTGGGGGACCTGTTCGTCATCCGCGTGGCGGGCAACGTCGTGGCGCCGTCGCTGGTGGGCAGCGTGGAGTTCGCGGCGGCGAAGTTCGGCACGCGCCTGGCGGTGGTGATGGGGCACTCGCACTGCGGCGCCGTGCAGGCCACGCTGGACTTCGTGCGTGACGGCAAGGGCGCGCCCTCCGACAACATCCGCGACATCGTGGAGCGCTGCCGTGAGCCGGTGACGACGGTGGTGAGCGCCGCCGGGCCCAAGGCGGACGCCGAGTTCCTGATGAAGGAAGCCGTGCGCGCCAACATCCGCAACTCCTGCGACCACCTCCGGCACGGCAGCCGCCTGCTGGAGCAGCTTTGCCAGAACGAAGGCATGCGCATCGTCGGCGCCGAGTACTCGCTGGAGACCGGAGCGGTCGACTTCTTCGACGGCGTCTGA
- a CDS encoding gluconokinase: MVVIVMGVSGAGKTTVGRTLAAELGWRFVDADDLHPRSNVMKMAAGAPLTDEDRAPWLRKLRDEVARSLSQDEDVVMAFSGLKQAYRTLLEELDPAHVKWIFLHAPHEVLARRISQRQGHFMPASLLKSQMATMEIPSRAVSVDVTPPPGDIVRRIRDELGV; encoded by the coding sequence ATGGTCGTCATCGTCATGGGGGTGTCCGGAGCGGGGAAGACGACGGTGGGCCGCACCCTGGCGGCCGAGCTGGGCTGGCGCTTCGTGGACGCGGACGACCTGCACCCTCGCTCCAACGTGATGAAGATGGCCGCGGGCGCGCCGCTGACGGACGAGGACCGGGCACCCTGGCTGCGCAAGCTGCGCGACGAGGTGGCCCGGTCGCTGTCGCAGGACGAGGACGTGGTGATGGCGTTCTCCGGCCTCAAGCAGGCCTACCGCACGCTGCTGGAGGAGCTGGACCCGGCGCACGTGAAGTGGATCTTCCTGCACGCACCGCACGAGGTGCTCGCCCGGCGGATTTCACAGCGCCAGGGGCACTTCATGCCGGCGTCCCTTCTGAAGAGTCAGATGGCGACCATGGAGATTCCGTCCCGCGCGGTGAGCGTCGACGTCACGCCGCCGCCAGGGGACATCGTGAGGCGCATTCGTGACGAACTGGGCGTTTGA
- a CDS encoding DNA ligase, translating into MADIADGEQLSVQGSGSKPYILKNTGGVYSCSCPAWRNQSVGIERRTCKHLRRVRGDAAENARIGADAAGGATPPPRAAKSASASDDTKAPPLLLAQSWENDVDLTDWWMSEKLDGVRAYWDGKQFWSRLGNPFLAPEWFTAGLPDFPLDGELFGGRKRFQRTVSVVRRQDRSDDWKELSFVAFDAPGVEGTFEARLERCRQWMEDTRPAYAKWHEHARCGGTAHLREELARVEALGGEGLMLRQPGSRYEAGRSHTLLKVKSFKDDEARVVGHVAGAGRHKGRLGALEVELRNGKRFSVGTGLSDAERAAPPPVGAIITFRYQELSNDGIPRFPSYVGVRVDAAPFTAS; encoded by the coding sequence ATGGCGGACATCGCGGATGGGGAACAACTCTCGGTCCAGGGCTCGGGCTCCAAGCCCTACATCCTCAAGAACACCGGCGGCGTGTACTCGTGCTCATGTCCCGCCTGGCGCAACCAGTCGGTGGGCATCGAGCGGCGCACCTGCAAGCACCTGCGCCGCGTGCGCGGTGACGCGGCGGAGAACGCGCGCATCGGCGCGGACGCGGCCGGTGGCGCCACGCCGCCCCCTCGCGCGGCGAAGAGCGCCTCGGCCAGCGACGACACGAAGGCCCCGCCCCTCCTGCTGGCCCAGTCGTGGGAGAACGACGTGGACCTCACGGACTGGTGGATGAGCGAGAAGCTCGACGGCGTGCGCGCGTACTGGGACGGCAAGCAGTTCTGGTCCCGGTTGGGCAACCCGTTCCTCGCGCCGGAGTGGTTCACCGCGGGGCTGCCGGACTTCCCGCTCGACGGGGAGTTGTTCGGTGGACGCAAGCGCTTCCAGCGCACGGTGAGCGTCGTCCGCCGGCAGGACCGGAGTGACGACTGGAAGGAGCTGTCCTTCGTCGCGTTCGACGCGCCCGGCGTCGAGGGCACCTTCGAAGCGCGGCTGGAGCGCTGCCGCCAGTGGATGGAGGACACCCGTCCCGCGTACGCGAAGTGGCACGAGCACGCGCGCTGCGGCGGCACGGCGCACCTGCGCGAGGAGCTGGCGCGGGTGGAGGCCCTGGGTGGAGAGGGCCTCATGCTGCGCCAGCCGGGCTCACGTTACGAGGCGGGCCGCTCGCACACCCTGCTCAAGGTGAAGAGCTTCAAGGACGACGAGGCGCGCGTGGTGGGCCACGTGGCCGGCGCGGGCCGCCACAAGGGACGGCTGGGCGCGCTGGAGGTGGAATTGCGCAATGGCAAGCGCTTCAGCGTGGGCACGGGCCTGTCGGACGCGGAGCGCGCGGCGCCGCCCCCCGTGGGTGCCATCATCACCTTCCGCTACCAGGAGCTGTCGAACGACGGCATCCCGCGCTTCCCGTCGTACGTGGGTGTGCGCGTCGACGCCGCGCCTTTCACCGCGAGCTGA
- a CDS encoding serine/threonine-protein kinase produces the protein MHCELCLTEHPCDVACGGEPWTQVYLSTGDLEAPPVDLTGQTLGHYRLVRRLGTGGMGTVYLGEQTRIGARVAVKVLHPHLGRDESLRARFYAEARTVNVVGHPNIVHIFDINEAPGGIHYFVMEYLEGVPMSHLPRPMAPAPLVTLLAQACDALEAAHRCGVVHRDLKPDNLFVVRHAGEPPSLRVLDFGVAKARRPHPGDDETAAGIILGTPAYMAPEQSAGQPVDGRADIYALSVTAYYLATGQLPFERGQMVELALGTGPVGAPPPHLLVPGVPPALSEVLLRALARRCEDRYATALEFKEALLLAVAQPLAATPPADTPPPMSHTPIPSLAWLDTESPVTESNILTPPLTWVARVRRRSGAGDVEVLCTELSRGGLFMCCADPFPRLFNRLEFTLLLAGELVECAGEVVRHVDAAQAQTWGMLSTGVGVQFINPSARLCDLIRRVQPHRLTTPASTLMRAEVVL, from the coding sequence ATGCACTGCGAGCTCTGTCTGACCGAGCATCCCTGCGATGTAGCGTGTGGCGGCGAGCCCTGGACGCAGGTGTACCTGTCCACCGGCGACCTGGAAGCGCCTCCCGTGGACCTCACGGGCCAGACGCTGGGGCATTACCGGCTGGTCCGCCGGTTGGGCACTGGCGGGATGGGCACCGTCTACCTGGGCGAGCAGACGCGCATTGGCGCGCGGGTGGCGGTGAAGGTGCTGCACCCCCACCTGGGACGGGATGAAAGCCTGCGCGCGCGCTTCTACGCGGAAGCACGCACCGTCAACGTGGTGGGCCATCCGAACATCGTCCACATCTTCGACATCAACGAGGCCCCGGGCGGCATCCACTACTTCGTCATGGAGTACCTGGAGGGCGTGCCCATGTCGCACCTGCCCCGGCCCATGGCGCCCGCGCCGCTGGTGACGCTGCTGGCGCAGGCGTGTGACGCGCTGGAGGCGGCGCACCGGTGCGGCGTGGTGCACCGGGACTTGAAGCCGGACAACCTCTTCGTGGTGCGGCACGCGGGGGAGCCGCCGTCGCTGCGCGTGCTGGACTTCGGCGTGGCGAAGGCGCGCCGGCCCCATCCCGGGGACGACGAGACGGCGGCGGGCATCATCCTGGGTACGCCCGCGTACATGGCCCCGGAGCAGTCCGCGGGGCAGCCGGTGGACGGGCGCGCGGACATCTACGCGCTGTCGGTGACAGCCTATTACCTGGCGACGGGGCAACTGCCTTTCGAGCGAGGGCAGATGGTTGAGCTGGCCCTGGGCACGGGGCCCGTGGGCGCGCCGCCGCCGCACCTGCTGGTGCCGGGGGTGCCGCCCGCGCTCTCCGAGGTGCTGCTGCGCGCGCTGGCCCGCCGCTGCGAGGACCGCTACGCCACCGCGTTGGAGTTCAAGGAGGCCCTGCTGTTGGCCGTCGCCCAGCCGCTCGCGGCCACGCCGCCGGCGGATACGCCTCCGCCGATGAGCCACACACCGATTCCGTCCCTGGCATGGCTGGACACGGAGAGTCCCGTGACTGAATCCAACATCCTCACGCCGCCCCTGACGTGGGTGGCCCGGGTGCGTCGCCGCTCGGGCGCGGGCGACGTGGAGGTGCTGTGCACGGAGCTGAGCCGCGGCGGCCTGTTCATGTGCTGCGCGGACCCCTTCCCGCGCCTGTTCAACCGGCTGGAGTTCACGCTGCTGCTGGCCGGCGAGCTGGTGGAGTGCGCGGGCGAGGTGGTGCGCCACGTGGACGCCGCGCAGGCGCAGACGTGGGGCATGTTGTCCACGGGCGTGGGGGTGCAGTTCATCAACCCCTCCGCGCGCCTGTGCGACCTCATCCGCCGCGTGCAGCCGCACCGGCTGACCACGCCCGCCTCCACGCTGATGCGCGCGGAAGTGGTGCTCTGA
- a CDS encoding neutral/alkaline ceramidase: MRTHFIRRSLALLLVLATATAAHGAGQAWRTSPHPEVAGPALSGACEDARNFLLGAASADITGPAAEVGMMGYGMVEQQTSGIHQRLLSRAFVIASPCNGKRVVFVSADLGMVFQAVKQQVVERLRARYGDLYTDDNVLLSATHTHSGPGGYSHYTFYNLTTLGFSPQNFEAIVSGIVASIVRAHERLSEGTLRVSSGELLGASRNRSPEAYLLNPAEERARYARDVDTRMTLLRLTREDGTDLGFIDWFAVHATSMGNDNTLISGDNKGLASYLSEQSHGDGFVAAFANANEGDVTPNILGGTNGGGANDFEDTSISARKQYDFAAKLWAEAATPLKGGVDYRHSYVKMDAVDVAPSFADGTPRSTCPAAIGVSMLAGAEDGPGVGQEGVTCSGTSNAWGQFSCSLTTTPCQGEKPIALETGSMRPYPWTPEVLPMQLVTIGNLALVAVPFELTTMAGRRLRQTVETALAPTGVTDVVIAGLSNAYSGYVSTREEYARQDYEGASTHFGPWTLAALQQSFDTLATSLRDGAGVPPGPTPRDLRGEQLSLQPGVVFDDKLLWVDFGEVVTDAKAAYTRGGTVSVTFWGGHPKNDLRTEGTLLRVQRRDAGGGWTDVATDSDWSTRYQWRRENCVPTLACSHVTVTWDIPADTVPGTYRLVHEGNWKSGWDGNVRPYSGASRAFTVR; the protein is encoded by the coding sequence ATGCGCACCCACTTCATCCGGCGCTCGCTGGCGCTCTTGCTCGTCCTCGCGACGGCGACCGCGGCCCACGGTGCCGGTCAGGCCTGGCGGACCTCTCCGCATCCCGAGGTGGCGGGCCCCGCCTTGTCCGGGGCGTGTGAGGACGCGCGGAATTTCCTCCTCGGGGCGGCCAGCGCCGACATCACCGGCCCCGCCGCCGAGGTGGGGATGATGGGCTACGGCATGGTGGAGCAGCAGACCTCCGGCATCCACCAGCGGCTCCTCTCGCGGGCGTTCGTCATCGCCTCGCCCTGCAACGGCAAGCGCGTGGTCTTCGTCAGCGCCGACCTGGGCATGGTGTTCCAGGCCGTGAAGCAGCAGGTGGTGGAGCGGCTGCGCGCGCGTTACGGCGACCTCTACACCGACGACAACGTGCTCCTCAGCGCCACCCACACCCACTCCGGGCCGGGGGGCTATTCGCACTACACCTTCTACAACCTCACGACGCTGGGCTTCTCGCCGCAGAACTTCGAGGCCATCGTCTCCGGCATCGTCGCCTCCATCGTCCGGGCCCATGAGCGGCTCTCCGAGGGGACGCTGCGCGTGTCCTCTGGGGAGTTGCTGGGCGCGAGCCGCAACCGCTCGCCCGAAGCCTACCTGCTCAACCCGGCCGAGGAGCGCGCCCGGTACGCGCGTGACGTGGACACGCGCATGACGCTGCTGCGCCTCACCCGCGAGGACGGGACGGACCTGGGCTTCATCGACTGGTTCGCCGTGCACGCCACGTCCATGGGCAACGACAACACGCTCATCAGCGGCGACAACAAGGGCCTGGCCTCGTACCTGTCCGAGCAGTCCCACGGGGACGGCTTCGTGGCCGCCTTCGCCAACGCCAACGAGGGGGATGTGACGCCCAACATCCTGGGCGGGACGAACGGCGGCGGCGCCAACGACTTCGAGGACACGTCGATTTCGGCCCGGAAGCAGTACGACTTCGCCGCGAAGCTGTGGGCGGAGGCGGCCACGCCCCTCAAGGGAGGGGTGGACTACCGGCACAGCTACGTGAAGATGGACGCGGTGGATGTGGCGCCTTCGTTCGCGGACGGCACGCCGCGCAGCACCTGTCCGGCCGCCATCGGCGTGTCCATGCTCGCGGGGGCGGAGGACGGTCCTGGCGTGGGGCAGGAGGGCGTCACCTGCTCCGGGACGAGCAATGCCTGGGGGCAGTTCAGTTGCTCGCTCACCACCACGCCGTGCCAGGGCGAGAAGCCCATCGCGTTGGAGACGGGCAGCATGCGGCCCTATCCGTGGACGCCCGAGGTGCTGCCGATGCAGCTCGTCACCATTGGCAACCTGGCGTTGGTGGCGGTGCCCTTCGAGTTGACCACCATGGCCGGCCGCCGCCTGCGCCAGACGGTGGAGACGGCGCTGGCGCCCACGGGCGTGACGGATGTCGTCATCGCGGGGCTGTCGAATGCGTACTCGGGCTACGTGTCCACGCGGGAGGAGTATGCGCGCCAGGATTACGAAGGTGCGTCCACGCACTTCGGGCCCTGGACGCTGGCGGCGCTCCAGCAGTCGTTCGACACGCTGGCCACGTCCCTACGGGACGGCGCGGGCGTGCCGCCTGGGCCCACGCCGAGGGACTTGCGCGGCGAGCAGCTCAGCCTCCAGCCCGGCGTGGTGTTCGACGACAAGCTCCTCTGGGTGGACTTCGGAGAGGTCGTCACCGACGCGAAGGCCGCGTACACGCGCGGCGGTACCGTCAGTGTCACCTTCTGGGGCGGCCATCCGAAGAACGACCTGCGTACGGAGGGCACGCTGCTGCGCGTGCAGCGGCGTGATGCTGGAGGTGGCTGGACGGACGTGGCGACGGACTCGGACTGGTCCACGCGCTACCAGTGGCGGCGCGAGAACTGCGTGCCCACGCTGGCGTGCTCCCACGTCACCGTGACGTGGGACATCCCCGCGGACACGGTGCCCGGCACGTACCGGCTGGTCCACGAGGGCAACTGGAAGTCGGGCTGGGATGGGAACGTGCGGCCCTACTCAGGCGCCTCGCGGGCGTTCACCGTGCGCTGA